The Lacrimispora xylanolytica genome has a segment encoding these proteins:
- a CDS encoding NUDIX hydrolase: protein MKLTIDLKNYEPGNPVSKRTAARGIIRRGEDWLMIFSKYGDYKFPGGGMENGESLEETLIREVKEETGYQVIKESIRKYGQVLERRKGEGSSILEMDSYYYVCDIREEAGERNLDEYEKEYDYQIVWIPLKEALENNNRIIGKKECPWAAREAKVMELMIEKDS from the coding sequence ATGAAGCTGACCATAGACCTTAAAAACTACGAACCAGGTAATCCCGTATCTAAGAGAACTGCAGCAAGAGGGATTATAAGACGGGGAGAGGACTGGCTTATGATTTTCAGTAAGTACGGTGATTATAAATTTCCAGGCGGAGGAATGGAGAATGGGGAATCCTTAGAAGAAACCCTGATCCGGGAAGTAAAAGAAGAGACTGGCTACCAGGTAATCAAAGAGTCCATAAGAAAATATGGCCAGGTATTGGAACGGAGAAAGGGAGAAGGCAGTTCAATCCTTGAGATGGATTCCTACTACTATGTATGCGATATAAGGGAGGAAGCCGGGGAACGAAACTTAGATGAATATGAGAAGGAATACGATTATCAGATTGTCTGGATTCCGTTAAAAGAGGCTTTAGAAAATAATAACCGTATCATAGGAAAGAAAGAATGTCCCTGGGCAGCCAGAGAGGCAAAGGTAATGGAGCTTATGATAGAAAAGGATTCATGA
- the glf gene encoding UDP-galactopyranose mutase, producing the protein MKKYDYVLVGSGLYSGVFAYLARKKGKKCLVVEKRSHIGGNIYCEEKDGINVHSYGAHIFHTSNKEVWKFVNELVEFNRYTNSPVANYKGEIYNMPFNMNTFSKMWNVATPAEAKAKIEEQKASVKGEPKNLEEQAISLVGTDIYEKLVKGYTEKQWGRDCKELPAFIIKRLPVRFTYDNNYFNDLYQGIPMGGYNVIIEKLFEGCDMEFNVDYLENREHYDSLGEKTVYTGMIDAFYQYQLGKLEYRSLRFETETLDMENYQGVAVVNYTDRETPYTRIIEHKHFEFGTQPKTVITREYSVAWEEGMEPYYPVNDERNQELYKQYASLAEKESSVIFGGRLGEYKYYDMDKVIESAMKVAKQEFS; encoded by the coding sequence ATGAAAAAGTATGATTACGTATTGGTGGGAAGCGGACTGTATTCTGGTGTGTTTGCCTATCTGGCCCGCAAGAAGGGGAAGAAATGTCTTGTAGTAGAGAAGCGCAGCCATATTGGCGGAAATATTTATTGCGAGGAAAAGGATGGAATTAACGTTCACAGCTATGGCGCCCACATTTTCCATACCAGCAACAAAGAGGTTTGGAAATTTGTCAATGAGCTTGTGGAATTTAACCGCTATACCAACAGCCCGGTAGCTAATTACAAAGGGGAAATCTATAACATGCCCTTTAATATGAATACCTTCAGCAAGATGTGGAACGTTGCCACACCGGCAGAAGCAAAGGCTAAAATCGAGGAACAAAAGGCATCTGTAAAAGGAGAGCCAAAGAATTTAGAGGAGCAGGCCATCAGCTTAGTAGGAACGGATATTTATGAGAAGCTGGTAAAAGGATATACGGAAAAGCAGTGGGGAAGAGACTGCAAAGAGCTGCCAGCTTTCATTATTAAGCGGCTTCCCGTTCGTTTTACCTATGATAATAATTACTTTAACGACTTATATCAGGGAATTCCAATGGGCGGATACAATGTTATCATTGAAAAGCTGTTTGAAGGCTGTGACATGGAATTTAATGTAGATTATCTGGAAAACCGGGAGCATTATGACAGTCTTGGTGAAAAGACAGTATATACCGGAATGATCGACGCCTTCTATCAGTATCAGCTTGGAAAGCTGGAATACCGGAGCCTTAGGTTTGAGACGGAGACCCTTGATATGGAAAACTACCAGGGCGTCGCTGTTGTAAACTATACCGACCGGGAAACACCTTATACAAGAATCATCGAGCATAAGCATTTTGAGTTCGGCACCCAGCCAAAGACCGTGATTACCAGAGAGTATTCCGTGGCTTGGGAGGAAGGTATGGAGCCATATTATCCAGTCAATGACGAGAGAAACCAGGAGCTGTACAAGCAGTACGCTTCCCTGGCAGAAAAAGAATCCAGTGTTATATTTGGCGGCCGGTTAGGTGAGTACAAGTATTATGACATGGACAAAGTCATAGAATCTGCCATGAAAGTAGCAAAGCAGGAGTTTT